A region from the Aphis gossypii isolate Hap1 chromosome 1, ASM2018417v2, whole genome shotgun sequence genome encodes:
- the LOC114126114 gene encoding cuticle protein 7-like isoform X2, with protein sequence MFSKLIIFAACAVATALAVYKEPSYPSYPAAPAYPAPAYPAAPAYPAPAYPAAPAYPAPAYPAAPAYPAAPAYPAAPAYPAAPAYKPAPYSAPKPYAPEAYSAPSPYNFDYSVHDTYTGDIKSQNEYADANGYVKGSYSLVEPDGSKRTVEYTADDYNGFNAEVKKEGGYPAPAAYSAPAPAYKPAPAPYKPAY encoded by the exons ATGTTCTCCAAA CTGATCATCTTCGCGGCTTGCGCCGTAGCCACCGCCCTGGCCGTCTACAAGGAACCTTCCTACCCATCTTACCCAGCTGCCCCAGCTTACCCAGCCCCAGCCTACCCGGCCGCCCCAGCTTACCCAGCACCAGCCTACCCAGCTGCCCCAGCTTACCCAGCACCAGCATACCCAGCAGCACCCGCATACCCAGCAGCACCAGCATACCCAGCAGCACCAGCATACCCCGCTGCACCAGCCTACAAGCCAGCCCCATACTCCGCCCCGAAACCGTATGCCCCAGAAGCCTACTCCGCCCCGTCACCATACAACTTCGACTACAGCGTACACGACACCTACACCGGTGACATCAAGAGCCAAAACGAATACGCTGACGCCAACGGTTACGTCAAAGGCTCATACAGCCTGGTCGAACCTGACGGTAGCAAGCGCACCGTAGAATACACCGCCGACGACTACAACGGTTTCAACGCTGAAGTCAAGAAGGAAGGTGGATACCCAGCACCAGCTGCTTACTCCGCACCGGCCCCGGCTTACAAGCCCGCCCCAGCACCATACAAGCCCGCGTACTAA
- the LOC114126114 gene encoding cuticle protein 7-like isoform X1 gives MSAKLIIFAACAVATALAVYKEPSYPSYPAAPAYPAPAYPAAPAYPAPAYPAAPAYPAPAYPAAPAYPAAPAYPAAPAYPAAPAYKPAPYSAPKPYAPEAYSAPSPYNFDYSVHDTYTGDIKSQNEYADANGYVKGSYSLVEPDGSKRTVEYTADDYNGFNAEVKKEGGYPAPAAYSAPAPAYKPAPAPYKPAY, from the exons ATGTCCGCCAAA CTGATCATCTTCGCGGCTTGCGCCGTAGCCACCGCCCTGGCCGTCTACAAGGAACCTTCCTACCCATCTTACCCAGCTGCCCCAGCTTACCCAGCCCCAGCCTACCCGGCCGCCCCAGCTTACCCAGCACCAGCCTACCCAGCTGCCCCAGCTTACCCAGCACCAGCATACCCAGCAGCACCCGCATACCCAGCAGCACCAGCATACCCAGCAGCACCAGCATACCCCGCTGCACCAGCCTACAAGCCAGCCCCATACTCCGCCCCGAAACCGTATGCCCCAGAAGCCTACTCCGCCCCGTCACCATACAACTTCGACTACAGCGTACACGACACCTACACCGGTGACATCAAGAGCCAAAACGAATACGCTGACGCCAACGGTTACGTCAAAGGCTCATACAGCCTGGTCGAACCTGACGGTAGCAAGCGCACCGTAGAATACACCGCCGACGACTACAACGGTTTCAACGCTGAAGTCAAGAAGGAAGGTGGATACCCAGCACCAGCTGCTTACTCCGCACCGGCCCCGGCTTACAAGCCCGCCCCAGCACCATACAAGCCCGCGTACTAA
- the LOC114126125 gene encoding cuticle protein 7-like, giving the protein MAVKMIIFAACVATALAQYAAPAYPAQHAYAQAEHAYAPTPYNFEYSVNDPHTYDVHSQSEYSDGNGYVKGTYSLLEADGSTRTVEYTADDHSGFNAVVKNEGGYKAPSYSAPAYKPAYSAPAYSAPAHSAPAYKPAY; this is encoded by the exons atggcCGTTAAG atgATTATTTTTGCCGCCTGCGTGGCCACCGCACTTGCCCAATACGCCGCCCCAGCATACCCAGCGCAACACGCTTACGCTCAAGCTGAACACGCGTACGCCCCAACTCCGTACAACTTCGAGTACAGCGTAAACGACCCACACACGTACGACGTACATAGCCAATCCGAATACAGCGACGGCAACGGTTACGTCAAAGGAACTTACAGCCTTTTGGAAGCTGACGGTTCCACCCGCACCGTCGAATACACCGCCGATGATCACAGTGGTTTTAACGCCGTTGTCAAGAACGAAGGTGGATACAAGGCACCATCGTACTCTGCACCAGCTTACAAGCCAGCTTATTCTGCCCCAGCATACTCTGCACCCGCACACTCCGCTCCTGCCTACAAGCCAGCATACTAA
- the LOC114126123 gene encoding cuticle protein 7-like, with the protein MAVKMIIFAACVATTLAQYAAPAYPAQHAYAQAEHEYAPTPYNFEYSVNDPHTYDVHSQSESSDGNGYVKGTYSLLEADGSTRVVEYTADDHNGFNAEVKKIEGHNQGYKAPYSAPAPAYKPAYSAPAYSAPAYKPAY; encoded by the exons atggcagTTAAA aTGATCATTTTTGCCGCCTGCGTGGCCACCACACTTGCCCAATACGCCGCCCCAGCATACCCAGCGCAACACGCTTATGCTCAAGCTGAACATGAGTATGCTCCAACTCCGTACAACTTCGAGTACAGCGTAAACGACCCACACACATACGACGTACACAGCCAATCCGAGTCTAGCGACGGAAACGGATACGTCAAAGGAACTTACAGCCTTTTGGAAGCTGACGGTTCCACCCGCGTCGTCGAATACACCGCCGATGACCATAATGGTTTTAATGCCGAAGTTAAGAAAATTGAAGGACATAACCAAGGTTACAAGGCACCTTACAGTGCACCTGCCCCTGCTTACAAACCAGCTTACTCGGCACCCGCTTACTCCGCTCCGGCCTACAAACCAGCATATTAA